Genomic DNA from Mus caroli chromosome 8, CAROLI_EIJ_v1.1, whole genome shotgun sequence:
NNNNNNNNNNNNNNNNNNNNNNNNNNNNNNNNNNNNNNNNNNNNNNNNNNNNNNNNNNNNNNNNNNNNNNNNNNNNNNNNNNNNNNNNNNNNNNNNNNNNNNNNNNNNNNNNNNNNNNNNNNNNNNNNNNNNNNNNNNNNNNNNNNNNNNNNNNNNNNNNNNNNNNNNNNNNNNNNNNNNNNNNNNNNNNNNNNNNNNNNNNNNNNNNNNNNNNNNNNNNNNNNNNNNNNNNNNNNNNNNNNNNNNNNNNNNNNNNNNNNNNNNNNNNNNNNNNNNNNNNNNNNNNNNNNNNNNNNNNNNNNNNNNNNNNNNNNNNNNNNNNNNNNNNNNNNNNNNNNNNNNNNNNNNNNNNNNNNNNNNNNNNNNNNNNNNNNNNNNNNNNNNNNNNNNNNNNNNNNNNNNNNNNNNNNNNNNNNNNNNNNNNNNNNNNNNNNNNNNNNNNNNNNAGTTCTTATACATCAGcaatgaataatataaaaatcaaattgaAGCAATTCTACTTACAATTGCAACTAGAAATAGACGGCAAGATTTCATATTTAGTCTATGaaaattacaaatttttaaaaaagtcttgcAAGatctgaaaaaatgaaaaatcatcTCATATTTTATGAATCAGAAGACTGAAGTACTGCTAACTTAGCAATGTTCCTGAAAGTGATCTACAGATTCAGTCCCTACGGGAGGCTCNGCTGCCTTCTCTACGAACAGTGATGAACTGATTCTAAAACGCATATGGAACAACTAAGAATTCCAAACAGCAAAATTAGCctagaaaaataattacacaGAAGAGCTAAGGTTTTCATGTCAAGACTATGCTGCGAGCGGTAATCAAGCCTGAGGTACTGGCACACGTACCCTGGGGGTCTAGAAAAGATGGCACAGGCATGGCCAACTGACTGTCCAGAATGGCACTGTGACAACTCAGTAAAACAGGAATCATTTTTTCAACAAATGTGACAACTGACCTCCATGCCGAGGAATCAACTTAGACTCTTACTTTATACCACGCACACAATGAGAGAACCCAGGCCACGGGGAAAGACCTCAAGGTCTGGGACTCTTAAAAGCAATTAGGGTGGCTCTTTAGGACTCTGGATTTGGAAAGTGACTCCCAGAAGAGATATTTaaaccagaaacaacaacaaaaataaaaacgtGCTTCAGATGATATGAAGAGCCTAGAGACAACCTTGCTGCTCAAGAAGTAGCTGCAAAAATCTGGTTCACGCAGGCAAGAGGCTTTTATCTAGAATATCTAGAATGTAAGAGAACTTTATATTTCAGAGTAAAACTGCGGGTCATTCAGccaggtggtggcgcacacctttatcccagcactctggaggcagaggcaagcagagctctgtgagttcagggccagcctgggctacagagtggaaACTGCCAAATCAAACAGAAATTATGAGTTGCTGATTCCTTTTAATGACTAAGAGACCAAACTCAAAGTCTCAGTAGTTGCCAaggaaacataaaacaagattGAACACTACTTTACACCCACTGGGGTCATTAGAATAAAAAGGCAGCTATGAACAGGGTTGGTAGGAGTACAGAGCACCCACAATCCTCACGCACAGTCGAAGGCATGGAAACTGGTCCAGCCACCATGGTGGCTGCTTCCTCTATGGCTAAGCAAGGACTCAACCACAGGGCCATGCTTAGGGTCGTAGCTACAAAGATGGAAGCAGGTCAACACAGAATCTCGTCTATGAACGGTCATACCAACACTGTTGTAGAAACAATACAAGCATCCACTGGAGGATACAGCATAAACAATGCCTTTCNNNNNNNNNNNNNNNNNNNNNNNNNNNNNNNNNNNNNNNNNNNNNNNNNNNNNNNNNNNNNNNNNNNNNNNNNNNNNNNNNNNNNNNNNNNNNNNNNNNNNNNNNNNNNNNNNNNNNNNNNNNNNNNNNNNNNNNNNNNNNNNNNNNNNNNNNNNNNNNNNNNNNNNNNNNNNNNNNNNNNNNNNNNNNNNNNNNNNNNNNNNNNNNNNNNNNNNNNNNNNNNNNNNNNNNNNNNNNNNNNNNNNNNNNNNNNNNNNNNNNNNNNNNNNNNNNNNNNNNNNNNNNNNNNNNNNNNNNNNNNNNNNNNNNNNNNNNNNNNNNNNNNNNNNNNNNNNNNNNNNNNNNNNNNNNNNNNNNNNNNNNNNNNNNNNNNNNNNNNNNNNNNNNNNNNNNNNNNNNNNNNNNNNNNNNNNNNNNNNNNNNNNNNNNNNNNNNNNNNNNNNNNNNNNNNNNNNNNNNNNNNNNNNNNNNNNNNNNNNNNNNNNNNNNNNNNNNNNNNNNNNNNNNNNNNNNNNNNNNNNNNNNNNNNNNNNNNNNNNNNNNNNNNNNNNNNNNNNNNNNNNNNNNNNNNNNNNNNNNNNNNNNNNNNNNNNNNNNNNNNNNNNNNNNNNNNNNNNNNNNNNNNNNNNNNNNNNNNNNNNNNNNNNNNNNNNNNNNNNNNNNNNNNNNNNNNNNNNNNNNNNNNNNNNNNNNNNNNNNNNNNNNNNNNNNNNNNNNNNNNNNNNNNNNNNNNNNNNNNNNNNNNNNNNNNNNNNNNNNNNNNNNNNNNNNNNNNNNNNNNNNNNNNNNNNNNNNNNNNNNNNNNNNNNNNNNNNNNNNNNNNNNNNNNNNNNNNNNNNNNNNNNNNNNNNNNNNNNNNNNNNNNNNNNNNNNNNNNNNNNNNNNNNNNNNNNNNNNNNNNNNNNNNNNNNNNNNNNNNNNNNNNNNNNNNNNNNNNNNNNNNNNATTCAGAGCAGGCAGTCAAATCCATCCTGCATTACATATGGTTTTAGGCTAGTCTGGCCACCTCTACATTTCCCTGTATTTATTGTCACaaaactgtagaaaaaaaaaaaagaagaaagaaaaaagagaagagaaaagaaaaatatttcataaaccAACTCAGTGAGCATAAACACTGAGACCTAATTGGATGGATACTGGCCCATTTACTTGACAACATTAAGTTCAGtgagaagagaaaggcaaagaaaggcaggTTGCAGGAAAACAAGGATAACCATGGCTTGTTAGCTTTCTACATGAAGGGTCATAtgacacaaacagaaagaatCTAAGGCACTTTAATCTTGGACTTGGAGCCTCTAGAACCCTAGGAGTCTAGAACCCCAGGAGATAAATGTTTGCTGTGTGAGGCATTGGCTTATCTTCTTATTGAGGCCACCCAGACAGGCCAAGACAGTCTTatgacataaaaccagagactcacAGGGAATAAAGTGCTTGGTACGGATAGAAATCTGCAGTTGACACGCACAGGCCCACTTTACTCCCTCAGAAAGGACACCACGGTTCCCTTAGTAGACTTAGAAGCCGAGTATGGACGGACGCTGCACTTTGCAACCCTCCATCCATCCCAGATCCACACCAATGAGCGTTCGTCAAGGAGCAGAGCCCCTGGAGAACCCACAAAGGGTGGTCTGAACAAAGAGGGTCACCCCGATTCTCTCTATCACTGAATCGGAATTGGTCAAGGGATATATTTCAGTGCTCACAAGTGTACCTGAGCCTTGAAAAGATTATCAGGAAGATGTGTCATACTTTTCCCAGTTTGTCNATAAAGGTATTAATTTACAGTTTGAATGGCAAATCCCTACAGTTAGCTCAGGAGTAGGGAGAAACCTGTCTAAGCAGTGCCAATGCTGGGCATCCTTACAGTCCCTTGTTAGTATTACCACAAAAACTGTAAGGAAGTGAGTTTTAAAAACCGGCTGAAACAAGTGCAGTAAGACCTAGTTAAGCAGATACCACACATTTACCTAACAACCCTCGGACTCCCACAGCCTTGAATGATCTTTAGCTAGGGGAGCTAGAACAGCAAGGGTTTCATGAAACTCGTTAGCATAAAATAGAGCAGTGCAAGACACATACAAATGTCCCGNTGACAAGCAAATGCACATTTGTAAACTTATTTATAGATTTGCATAAGTGTTTAATGGATATAAAAAAAGCTTAAGAAtgcttcttttgagacagaaggAGTTATGACCTAACTACACTTAGAAATCTTGTACTATGTGCATCatcaactttaatttttaaagtagacactagaatttattaaaaaacaTTATCTCCCCTTTGGGATGACTGGAATAAATAGTCCTTATAAGCCTCACTGAATTTTGTATTATGTttatcacatatttatattaagttatatttatgtttttaaggcaaacagatgtttcttttttaatcttttattgtCTATTTcaattatgtttgttttttaacatttcctGCATGTAAACAATGAAACGCAGTAACatcacccacccatctcccccTAACTCACCCGTAACTTCCCAACACGCTCTCTTCCCAACTTtatgttcatattttttattaactcACTAAAGTCCAATTGGTGCNACCCTCAAGACAtttattctcaacaacaaaaaacaaaaacaaaagccaatacTCTAAAGCAGTGCAGAGAAATTTGTTCTTGTGTGTAAGAACTAGAGTGGGCAGTGGCGGAGAGAGGGTCTCAGTGGGAATGGTGGGAACCTGGGGGNNNNNNNNNNNACCCTCAAGACAtttattctcaacaacaaaaaacaaaaacaaaagccaatacTCTAAAGCAGTGCAGAGAAATTTGTTCTTGTGTGTAAGAACTAGAGTGGGCAGTGGCGGAGAGAGGGTCTCAGTGGGAATGGTGGGaacctgggggcggggggtggggggaggcggcTGTGCACGGACTGGTGCTTGCAAACCTGACAACCGGATCTTGATTTCAGACGCAGGGCAGTGTGTCTGTACTCCCAGAACTCCACTGGGACCGAAGCTGGGGGTGGGAACCAGTAAAAACAAGGAGACCCTGCTCACCGacgtggaaagaaagaactgattctaaagctgtcctctgacctccacatgcacacttgcCTGCACTTACCGGtcatacacacatgtacgtatacacatgtacacacacacacaaatgcactccATGACAGCCCAGCAGTCACATTGTCATACTTAAAAGATCTGAAATTCTACAGAAAGCCCACCCTGCCTATTTACAGGAGCTTCAGCAACAGCCATCCAAGCTTGGAAGGTGACATGATGTTCCGAAGGTAAACACGTAACTGGTCCCCCGAGACAAAGGGTTAGTATTCAGTGCCAAGAAGAAACTTACTATCGAACCATGAAAAGACACGTGAAGCAAACTTAAACACATATTGCTGGCTagaagatgatttaaaaaatatctagaGACCACAAACAAATGCTCATTACTGCCTTCTAAGAGTTGCCGTCTAGCTACAAAACCTTGAAGGCTGGGAAAATAAAAGCTAGGTAAGCTCTAGGGACACAAAAAGGTGACTTCTCAAATGTAAATTCAGATACAAACCATACCTAAAAGCTTACACTCATCAGCTGGAATGTCTGCATGCTGGCAGCGTTATCAGAGAAATGTCTTACAATGAAACTTCATTCCTAACAGACATTCTTTTGCTCCAACTAGGGAAGAAGCAATCTCGGACTACTTCCAAGTTTCAAAAGAAAGATTTGCAACATCCACAGTTTTCAcactatgtttaaaaaataaataaataaatttatNNNNNNNNNNNNNNNNNNNNNNNNNNNNNNNNNNNNNNNNNNNNNNNNNNNNNNNNNNNNNNNNNNNNNNNNNNNNNNNNNNNNNNNtcacacagatccacctgggatcctgttaattaaaaaattctaCACATTCCAAGCGTATCTCTACACTTGTCGGGCCAAAGCTTTTTCTGTATAAAGGTCTCTGATCTCTTCTTCCGGGAGAGGGGGGCGAGACGGGATCAAAggcttaaaaaaaggaaatacgtGTTGTGCAAATAAATATCCAGCACACTTTATATTCGCTATANTCaccaaaagaaaagggaaaggaaaaaacaaaaacaaaaccaccaagctTTTAAGTCTGAGCGAACCGCCGTCCCGGGCACCATGATTCAGGACTTCTCTGTTTCTCCCACTCCGGAATAGAAATACCTGGCCTGGAAGCGGTCACCCCACGTCCCCGGTGTCTCAGGCCGAACCCCAGAGCCCTTGTGGCAGCAGAGCGAAGGGCAGCGCCGCCGGCCAGTGCGGAAAGTGCCCGGGGTACGCGTCGCCGCGGTACCCCACACATGCTGGCTCTGGGGCCCACGACCTGCAGGACCCGGCCACTCATCAGAGGGGTCCTCCGGGGCAGTCACCTCGCAGCCCCGAGAAGCGTCGGGTCCCTGCCAAGTCGGCATCGGGCACGCGACCCCATGCACCTGCGCTCGGCCTCCAGAGCACCCCGCGGCCCGCACCTGCGCCCCTACGCGTGCCCTCACCGACGCCGGGGCGGCTGCTGATGCTGGCGGTGCCCCTCGCAGCACATCCTCTTCCTCGGGGGGCTCGTCCAGAAGCACTCGACTTCGGCTCAGCTTCCACATCTCCGGTGCTCGACCGCTCCGCGCAGCGTGGNTCGGGGACTGAAGGAGGACAGCCGGCCCGCCGCGGCGCTGGGACAGTGCGGAGGACTGGGCGGGGAGGGGCGGTCAGCTGCGGGCGGCCGTCCCCTGCCCGCCCCCAGGCCCGCCCCCAGACCCTCCTCCAGCCTTCAGGTTCCTCAGGTCCCCTGCCTCCCTGGTCCTCCCCCACCCTGACACTCAGCCCGCGGGTCCCCTACTTCTCCAGGACCGCCCCAACCTCCTTAAGTAGGTCCCCCAGGGGAATCAGCGGGCCGAGTGCTTTACCAAGGGGCCAAGAACACGGGCGCACCAAAACCACGTGACATTTCACACCGGCCGCCCCTCAACTCCCGGCCCTTCGCTCACCCAGCCCGATGGGCGTGGTCCATCCTGGATCACCAAGGCAACGCCGAGGTGGGGCCGCGCTTTACGCATGCTCGCCCAGATGGTGCTACGGGGGCCGAGGGCGGGGCTTCGGTGACCGCAGGCTGAGGGTTAGTGGTCTATGCTGATCCTAAAAGGTCCATTAGTGGCTATGGACCACCGGAGAGGGGGGCACCTGCAAGGGAGGAGGGTGTTAGGGAAAGAGAAGGGTTCCTGCATAGACAACGGTCACTTTGCGCTGCTGTGAGGCCTGCACCGATAGAGTGATGGACACAGAATCAACCAGAGTCCAGGGAAGGTTCCCAGGGCCCAGAAGATACTAGGTAGGTGGGTTGGCAGTGCCAGTTGGACCTGGGGCCTCAACTTCCCTTTGTAGTCTTAGGGTGACACTCAGGCTAATGtagcctgagttcagatctccagccaccaaaaaaaaaaaaaaaaaaaaaaaaaaaaaaaaaaatctgggcatgTGGGCATGGTGACGTAAAGGGGTGGGCAGAAGACAGTGTGCACTCAGTGTNNNNNNNNNNNAAAGGGGTGGGCAGAAGACAGTGTGCACTCAGTGtggccaatcagtgagctctgacCTAAGAGGTCTTATCTTtgaaaataaagtggaaagtgGTAAAGACAGCAACTTGACTTCTGGCCTTCCCAAATACTCACTCTGTCCAACACTGTACACACATAACAGGTAAATAAAACTGTCCACAATTGTATGCTTTTGTGAGAAGTACTGTAGGTAAACTCCGAAATGCCTTGTTCATGTTTTTCAAGTGCATAAGAACATTTAAGGATGTAAACAGTGAGAACGTTCTCCAGCCAGCTCAGACCTGCCTGGCCTGTCTGGGAGTAATGAAGAACAGGTAGCCNCAGGGGACTTGCGAATACAGCAAGCAAGGGCTTCACAACACCGTGGTTTACAGGTGCAGCACTGGCTTCCTCTAAGGCTGCATCCGCCAGGATCGGGTGCTCACAGTAAGTTAAACTAAACTGAAATTCCTAGATGACTCAGAAGGCCAGGCCTGTTACCCCACATGCTAAATTCTAGACCGCTTTTAAATGGCACTAAACTCTGTCTGTGGAAGGCCTCAGTGGTTAGGAAGGGAGAGGGGTAAGTAGAGATTGTGGCTCTGTAAAGGACATCTCTCAGGTCCCGGGGCCACTGATCCCCGCATCGCTGAGGCATGATATTGTCAGAGTTTGTAAGAGAATTATACAGTCTGgcttcattaaaaaagaaaacaaaacggTCTTCACACATGCAAATTCATTTGGGGATCCAGAAAGGTCTTGCCTAACCGGTTATCCTTTCCCGAACAGCCACTTGGAGGAAGCTGTAGATTTTAAGCTAAGTTGGCctttattgaataaaatagaatttattggTGTagaaattcttttgttgtttgtttgttttgtgagacagggtttctctgtgtagccctggctgtcctggaactcactttgtagaccaggctggcctcaaactcagaaatccgcctgcctctgcctcNNNNNNNNNNNctggaactcactttgtagaccaggctggcctcaaactcagaaatccgcctgcctctgcctcccaagtgctgggattaaaggcatgcgccaccaccacccggctagaAATTCTTTTTTGCATGTCAACTGTGTCACCTCACTCTGAGTTCAAAATCCTCAAGGCCCAACTTACTGAGATATTAGTGGATTGATACAACACAGTTCTTGTCGAAGGAGAGGAAGGATTTCCTCTGAGGTGTGGCTCAGGACAGATTCAAGTTGGCTTNACAGACAAGTCTCACcatagaagaagagaagaagtgtCATGAggtgtttggttttagttttgttttagtttgttttgttttgaggcagggtttctctgtgtagtcctggctgtcctggaaatcactctgtagaccaggctggcctcgaactcagaaatccgcctgtctctgcctcccaagtgctggggtcaaaggcatgcgccaccaccgcctgactaCGAAGTGTtattgtcacaaaacaaaagaagttgtaagtcaacactttttttttttttgatatcagTGGGAGCATGAAATAAGGGGGCTACACACCAGGGAAGAGTCTTCTGAAGGTGGTGACATCACTACCACCTGAGGAAGGAGGTTAAAGGAGGACACAGGCTAAtgacacagctgagaactttacTTACCAGGCACAAGCATGTTAGGTCGGATACAAAGGTAAAAGATGATTTAAAGGAGTAACAGAACCCAAGATGAAGTTGGTTCTCGATTGGCCACCTTCCATCTGTCCACAACCATGATGCTCtggggca
This window encodes:
- the Tdrp gene encoding testis development-related protein: MRKARPHLGVALVIQDGPRPSGWSSALSQRRGGPAVLLQSPXHAARSGRAPEMWKLSRSRVLLDEPPEEEDVLRGAPPASAAAPASVRARVGAQGASLRGWKEATSLFNKDDEEHLLETSRSPKSKG